ACCTCCGCGACATCATTGATCAGGTTGATAATGTGTTTCGCCATATAGTAGGCAGAGGCCGCTTTCCCGGCAAAAATCACCACGCGGGGAACGCGATCCTCCTCAGGGTCATCCTTGATGCGGTTATACAGCGTGATGATGTGCAACACATTGAGCAGTTGCCGCTTGTATTCATGAATCCGCTTAATCTGCACATCGAACAGCGCTTGCGGGTCAACCACGATATTCAGGTTTTCCGCGATATAGTCCGCCAGGCGCGCTTTATTGTCCAACTTGACCTGACGGATTTTCTGCACGAACGCCGGAAAGTCAATGTGCTGCCTGAGTTCGCTCAGTTGGCTTAAATCCGTACGCCAGTTGTGTCCGATGGTGTCGTCCAGCAGTTTGGACAGCGGGCGGTTCGCCAGCGCCAGCCAGCGGCGCGGCGTGACGCCATTGGTCTTGTTGCAGAAGCGATCGGGGAACAGTTTGGCGAAATCGGCGAACAACGACTGCACCATTAAATCCGAGTGCAGTTCCGATACGCCGTTGACTTTATGGCTGGCGACCACCGCCAGCCAAGCCATACGCACCTTGCGCCCGTTGTTTTCATCAATCAGGGAGACTCTGGCGAGCAAGTCGTTATCACCTGGCGCCTGCGTCTGCACATATTCCAAAAAGTTTTCGTTAATCTCGAAAATCAATTGCAGATGGCGCGGCAGAATCTTGCCCAGCATGTCCACCGGCCAGGTTTCCAGGGCTTCCTGCATCAGCGTATGGTTGGTATAGGAGAAAACCTTGGTCACCACCTGCCACGCGTCCTGCCATTTGAATTTATGTTCGTCGATCAGCAACCGCATCAGCTCAGGAATGGCGAGCACCGGATGGGTATCATTGAGGTGGATGGCAAATTTTTCCGCCAGATTATCGTAGGTTTTATGCATCATCCAGTGACGGCTGAGAATGTCCTGCACCGTGGCGGAAACCAGAAAATACTCCTGACGCAGACGCAACTCGCGCCCGGAATAGGTTGAATCATCCGGGTACAGCACCCGCGATACGTTCTCCGAGTGGTTTTTATCTTCCACCGCCGCGAAATAATCACCCTGATTAAATTTACCCAGATTGATTTCATTACTGGCCTGCGCGCCCCACAGACGCAGCGTATTGGTGGCGTCCGTATCAAAGCCGGGAATGATCTGATCGTAAGCGCAGGCCACGACTTCCTCGGTTTCCAGCCAGCGGGCTTTCGAGCCCTCTTGCTGGATACGTCCGCCAAAACGCACTTTGTAACGCGTGCTGTGACGGGGAAATTCCCACGCATTGCCGTATTCCAGCCAGTAATCCGGCGATTCAGCCTGCTGCCCGTTAACAATATTCTGCTTGAACATGCCGTATTCATAGCGAATGCCGTAGCCGCGTCCCGGCAGCGCCATCGTCGCCAGCGAATCCAGGAAACAGGCGGCCAACCGGCCCAGACCACCGTTACCCAAACCGGGGTCAGTCTCTTCCTCTAGCAAATCGTCCAGCGCCAATCCCATGTCGTCCAGCGCGCCCTTCAGGTCGTCGTACAACCCCATCGCCAGCAGCGCGTTGGATAGCGTTCGCCCCAGTAAAAATTCCATCGAGAGGTAGTAAACCTGACGCACATCCTGCGAAAGCTGTGCCCGGTTGGAGCGCAGCCAGCGTTCCACCATGCGATCGCGCACCGCCAGCAGCGTGGCGTTCAACCAGTCATGTTTATTGGCGATCGACGGATCTTTGCCAATAGCGAACATGAGTTTGTAAGCGATAGAATGTTTCAGCGCTTCCACACTGAGCGTTGGTGAACTATAGATAAACGGAGAGTTCATAATATTCATTCCCAAGTGAGTGCTAACACAAGCGTTGATATAGCGTCTGATAAGACTGCGCGGCCACCTTCCAGCTAAAGTCCATTGCCATCGCCTGACGCTGGACATAACGCCACAGTGTAGGACGTGACCACAACACAAACACGCGGCGAATCGCTCTGGAAAGCGATCCCACATTACAATCGTTAAATACAAACCCGCTCGCCAGCCCGTCCGCCAGATTTTCCAGCGAACAGTCCGATACCGTATCGGCCAGCCCCCCCGTCCGGCGCACCAGCGGCAACGTGCCGTACTTCAGCCCGTAGAGCTGCGTCAGGCCGCAGGGTTCAAACCGGCTCGGCACCATGATCACGTCCGCGCCGCCGATGATGCGGTGTGAAAACGCCTCATGGTAGCCGATCTGTACCCCGACCTGGCCGTGGTACTCTGCGGCGGCGGCCAGAAATCCCTGCTGCAAATCCGCATCGCCCGCCCCCAGCACCACCAGTTGTCCTCCTTGATCCAGCAGGTCCGGTACGGCGCTCAGCGCAATATCCAGACCTTTTTGGCTAGTCAGCCGGCTGACGATGGCGAATATCGGCGCCTTATCATTGATCTTCAGCCCCATTGCCGTTTGCAGATGCCGTTTATTCTCGGCTTTATTCACCAATACATCTCGATTGTAGTGGCTGATCAATAAATGATCATGCGCCGGATTCCAGATCGCATCGTCCACCCCGTTGAGAATGCCGGACAACCGCCCTGCTTCTTCGCGGGATTTCAGTAACCCCTCCATGCCATAGCCGAATTCCGGCAAAGTGATTTCATGGGCATAGGTCGGGCTGACGGTAGTGACATGATCGGCGTAATACAGCCCCGCTTTGAGATAGGAGATCTGTCCGTGGAATTCCAGCCCGAAGACCTGAAAAAAATCCGGCGGAAGTTGAAGCTCCGCCATATGACGGGCGTCAAACAACCCCTGATACGCGAGATTATGGACGGTAAACACCGATTTCGCCGGACGATTGCGGGCGGCAAGGTAGGCGCAGGCCAATCCCGCGTGCCAGTCATGGGCATGCACGATAGCCGGCCGCCAGTAATGATCCAGCCCACAGGCCAGCTCACAGGCCATCCAGCCCAGCAGCGCAAAGCGTAAATAGTTATCCCCATAGGCATGCAAAGCGGGATCGTGATAAGGGCTTCCGGCACGGCCATACAAATCCGGCGCGTCGATCAGATAAATACCGACCCCGTTGAATTGGCCGAACAGCAACGTGACATGCCCGGCGAAAGTATCCAGCTCACGCACGACCTGCGTACTGGCGATACCCTTTTTCAGATCGGGAAACGCCGGCAACAGCACCCTGGCATCCGTCCCGGCGGCAAGCTGCGCGGCAGGAAGCGCCCCGGCGACATCCGCCAGCCCGCCGGTTTTCAATAATGGAAAGAGTTCTGAACAAACATGTAATACCCGCATCATTACTCCTGTTTGTCACTATGACTGTTTTATCACGGCGCCTATTACAGTTTTTCCAGCATCGTCCTTGTCACCAGCACCACCCCTTCTTCCGAGCGATAAAAACGGCGGCTGTCTTCTTCCGCGTTTTCGCCAATGATCGTGCCTTCCGGGAGTTGGCAGGCGCGGTCAATGACGCAGCGGCGCAGGCGGCAGGAACGCCCGACGGTGACGTCCGGCAACAGCAGTGTTGAATCAATATTGCAAAACGAATTTACCCGGACGCGAGGAAACAGCACCGAATGGGTCACCACCGAACCGGAAATAATGCTGCCGCCTGAAACCAGCGAGTTCATGGTCATGCCGTGGCTGCCGGAGTGATCCTGCACAAATTTGGCCGGCGGTAATGATTCAATCGCCGAGCGAATCGGCCAGTTACGGTCATACATGTCCAGCTCCGGCGTCACGGACGCCAAATCCAGGTTCGCCTGCCAGTACGCCTCCAGCGTACCGACATCCCGCCAGTAGGGATGACCGCTCTCACCCGAGGTTACACACGAAAGCGTAAAAGGATGCGCCCAGGCTGAATGCTGCGCGACAATTTTCGGGATCAGATCCTGACCGAAATCATGGTTGGAATCCGTCACGCAGACATCCTCTTCCAACATGTGATAAAGGTAGTCCGCATTAAAAACATAGATCCCCATGCTTGCCAGCGCCATATCCGGGTTATCCGGCATCGGGATCGGGTTCTGCGGTTTTTCCGCGAAATCGAGGATACGGTGCTGTTTATCCACGCTCATAACACCAAAGGCGCAGGCCTCTTTCAGCGGCACCGGCAGACAGGCCACGGTACATTCCGCCCCTTTTTCCACATGGTCGATCAGCATGCGCGAATAATCCATCTTGTAGATATGATCGCCTGCCAGTATCACCACATACTCCGCCCGATAGCGGCGAATGATATCCAGATTCTGACAGACCGCATCGGCGGTGCCGCGATACCAGTTTTCGGCGGCGTTACGCTGCTGTGCGGGCAGCAGATCGATAAACTCGTTCATTTCCACATTCAGGAAAGACCAGCCGCGTTGAATATGTTGCACCAGCGTGTGTGATTGATACTGGGTAATCACCCCAATACGCCGGATGCCGGAGTTGAGGCAGTTGGACAGGGCAAAATCAATGATGCGGAATTTACCGCCGAAATGCACGGCGGGCTTGGCGCGTTTGGCCGTCAGCTCTTTCAAACGCGTTCCCCGGCCCCCTGCCAGAATTAGCGCCACAGACTTGAGCGGTAATTGTCTTGCCAGCATCAGAGGATCGTTTTTATCATTACTCACCATGGCTAACTCCTTCTTATTTTATTTTGTAAGGATACAGACCGCCTGCGCATTCCCTTGCCATACCCCATTGTTGATCCGGTGATCCTTCTCATCAAACGGTGGCGAAACCGTCCACTGTCCTGTCGGCAGGGTGAAATG
This is a stretch of genomic DNA from Brenneria rubrifaciens. It encodes these proteins:
- the glgP gene encoding glycogen phosphorylase, whose translation is MNSPFIYSSPTLSVEALKHSIAYKLMFAIGKDPSIANKHDWLNATLLAVRDRMVERWLRSNRAQLSQDVRQVYYLSMEFLLGRTLSNALLAMGLYDDLKGALDDMGLALDDLLEEETDPGLGNGGLGRLAACFLDSLATMALPGRGYGIRYEYGMFKQNIVNGQQAESPDYWLEYGNAWEFPRHSTRYKVRFGGRIQQEGSKARWLETEEVVACAYDQIIPGFDTDATNTLRLWGAQASNEINLGKFNQGDYFAAVEDKNHSENVSRVLYPDDSTYSGRELRLRQEYFLVSATVQDILSRHWMMHKTYDNLAEKFAIHLNDTHPVLAIPELMRLLIDEHKFKWQDAWQVVTKVFSYTNHTLMQEALETWPVDMLGKILPRHLQLIFEINENFLEYVQTQAPGDNDLLARVSLIDENNGRKVRMAWLAVVASHKVNGVSELHSDLMVQSLFADFAKLFPDRFCNKTNGVTPRRWLALANRPLSKLLDDTIGHNWRTDLSQLSELRQHIDFPAFVQKIRQVKLDNKARLADYIAENLNIVVDPQALFDVQIKRIHEYKRQLLNVLHIITLYNRIKDDPEEDRVPRVVIFAGKAASAYYMAKHIINLINDVAEVINGDPALHDRLKVVFIPNYGVSLAQIIIPAADLSEQISLAGTEASGTSNMKFALNGALTIGTLDGANVEMLEHIGEENMFIFGNTADEVEELRKNGYNPRQYYQNDDELHRVLTQIATGVFSPDDPKRYSDLFDSLVNFGDYYQLLADYRSYIDTQDRVDELYRNEEEWARCTVHNIANMGYFSSDRTIDEYAKEIWNIKPIRL
- the glgA gene encoding glycogen synthase GlgA, with product MRVLHVCSELFPLLKTGGLADVAGALPAAQLAAGTDARVLLPAFPDLKKGIASTQVVRELDTFAGHVTLLFGQFNGVGIYLIDAPDLYGRAGSPYHDPALHAYGDNYLRFALLGWMACELACGLDHYWRPAIVHAHDWHAGLACAYLAARNRPAKSVFTVHNLAYQGLFDARHMAELQLPPDFFQVFGLEFHGQISYLKAGLYYADHVTTVSPTYAHEITLPEFGYGMEGLLKSREEAGRLSGILNGVDDAIWNPAHDHLLISHYNRDVLVNKAENKRHLQTAMGLKINDKAPIFAIVSRLTSQKGLDIALSAVPDLLDQGGQLVVLGAGDADLQQGFLAAAAEYHGQVGVQIGYHEAFSHRIIGGADVIMVPSRFEPCGLTQLYGLKYGTLPLVRRTGGLADTVSDCSLENLADGLASGFVFNDCNVGSLSRAIRRVFVLWSRPTLWRYVQRQAMAMDFSWKVAAQSYQTLYQRLC
- the glgC gene encoding glucose-1-phosphate adenylyltransferase — its product is MVSNDKNDPLMLARQLPLKSVALILAGGRGTRLKELTAKRAKPAVHFGGKFRIIDFALSNCLNSGIRRIGVITQYQSHTLVQHIQRGWSFLNVEMNEFIDLLPAQQRNAAENWYRGTADAVCQNLDIIRRYRAEYVVILAGDHIYKMDYSRMLIDHVEKGAECTVACLPVPLKEACAFGVMSVDKQHRILDFAEKPQNPIPMPDNPDMALASMGIYVFNADYLYHMLEEDVCVTDSNHDFGQDLIPKIVAQHSAWAHPFTLSCVTSGESGHPYWRDVGTLEAYWQANLDLASVTPELDMYDRNWPIRSAIESLPPAKFVQDHSGSHGMTMNSLVSGGSIISGSVVTHSVLFPRVRVNSFCNIDSTLLLPDVTVGRSCRLRRCVIDRACQLPEGTIIGENAEEDSRRFYRSEEGVVLVTRTMLEKL